The nucleotide window AGCCGATATGCAATCCTCTGTCGAAAGTTCGGGTTCTGACGAAAGATTGATACCAGGACCTAAAACTGGTAAAACAGGAGGAGGCGAAGCTTTTTCAATCATGCCTCCATATAGAGTAGTTGATTATATCAGATACGTAGGAACAGAAGCATAATGGGAACTTTAATTATAGAAACCAAAGAAGACAGCCCTGAGAAATTGGCGGCAATCGTTGGCAAGGATACTAAGTATTTCTTGATGGCGGGAGAGTTTAACGATGTTGTTGCAGCGATAAATGGTAAAGCTGAAACCGAAGCGTTTGAGAATCATTTAGAAGATGAAACTGCTCATAATTTATTGTTTGAAGACAAGGAAGATAAGACTCAAAAAGGCGTTGCTGGCGGTTATGCACCACTCAACGAATTTGTGAAACTGTCTTCGGAATATTTGACCATTGTTAATGATTTGGTTACCGGTGGGGCTACTGCTTTGGCAAGTGCCGAAACCGTTAAAACACTGAAAACCCAAATCAACGCCATCAATACCTTACTGACTTCGGACAATATTAATCTTGATACTGTCCAGGAGATTGTGGATGCGATTGAGACGGTACAATCTTCACTTAGTACTATCCTGGTGAATGACCTGACCACTGGTGGAACCACGAAAGCCTTAACGGCTGAAATGGGAAAAACGTTGAAAGGGTTGGTTGATAGCCTATCAGCCAAAATTCCGAAAGATTATTCTAAGGTAGTTTACGTTAATGCAAATACACCTACCACAGCAACAATTTTTGACACTAACAATCCTCCGGTAACAAATGATAATTCGTTAAAGTCGGATGTAAATAATTTATATATAGGATTGGATACATCTAGTTGGGTTTATAACGCAACTACTTTTACTTACGATGCAGAAACCATTACTTCAAAAGCTTCAACTTTTTATTTATATGGCACAAATAAAGATGCCGGTAATAATAAAAATAATGAGATTGAAAGATCGGGAGCTGTAGGTGTTGGAACGGCAACGAAGCCAAATCATGCCGTGACCAAGGCTCAACATGATTTAAAACAGGACAAAGACAACCAAGTAGAAGTTTCGGCAAATAGCAACGTTCTTAATGCGTGGCACGGACAAACGGTATTGTTTGCAGCAAATTGCACTATAACTGTACCGTCAACATTGAACAACTCACTTGGATTTGTCTTTAGAACATTGGCAGGTGTAACCGTTACGTGGGCTATTACCGCTCCGTTTACTTGGGAGACTACACCAAGCACAACCCCTGAGAAAACAGTAGGTCATTTTATGCGTAGAGGTTCGACTAACACGATAATATTAGATTTCTAATTATGGGATTAAAGAAATATTATTTTGGAAAATCAAAATATACTTCTTTGATAGGAAGTGTGTATAGTGGTTCTGAAAAATGGGACGGCGGTGTTTTAGCTCCAAATGGTAAAATATATTTTGCGCCGAGGGCGGCTAATCAAATTTTACAATTAGACCCATCTACAAATACTACTTCTTTAATAGGAAGTAATTATTCTAGTATGGGCATTTTTAAATATGCAGGTGGCGTTTTAGCACCAAACGGTAAAATATATTTTGTGCCAAATAATGCTAATCAGGTATTACAATTAGACCCATCTACAAATACTACTTCTTTGATAGGAAGTGTGTATGGTGGTGGAGCAAGATGGATTGGCGGTGTTTTAGCTCCAAATGGTAAAATATATTTTGCGCCACATGATACTTCGCAAATTTTAGAATTAGACCCATCTACAAATACTACTTCTTTGATAGGAAGTGTGTATAGTGGCTCGAATAAATATCAAGGTGGCGTTTTAGCACCAAACGGTAAAATATATTTTACACCATATTCAGCTTCGCAAATTTTACAATTAGACCCAGCCACAAATACTACTTCTTTGATAGGAAGTGTGTACACTGGTGTAGAAAAATATACTGGCGGTGTTTTAGCTCCAAATGGTAAAATATATTTTGTGCCATTACAGGCCTCACAAATTTTACAATTAGACCCAGCCACAAATACTACTTCTTTGATAGGAAGTGTGTATGGTGGCTCATATAAATATGCAGGTGGTGTTTTAGCTCCAAACGGTAAAATATATTTTGTATTTAATGGAGCTTCGCAAATTTTACAATTAGACCCGACTACTAATACAACATCATTATTAAGTGGAATTTATAGTAGTTCTTCTAAATATGCATTTGGTGTTTTAGCTCCAAATGGTAAAATATATT belongs to Flavobacterium gilvum and includes:
- a CDS encoding Vgb family protein: MGLKKYYFGKSKYTSLIGSVYSGSEKWDGGVLAPNGKIYFAPRAANQILQLDPSTNTTSLIGSNYSSMGIFKYAGGVLAPNGKIYFVPNNANQVLQLDPSTNTTSLIGSVYGGGARWIGGVLAPNGKIYFAPHDTSQILELDPSTNTTSLIGSVYSGSNKYQGGVLAPNGKIYFTPYSASQILQLDPATNTTSLIGSVYTGVEKYTGGVLAPNGKIYFVPLQASQILQLDPATNTTSLIGSVYGGSYKYAGGVLAPNGKIYFVFNGASQILQLDPTTNTTSLLSGIYSSSSKYAFGVLAPNGKIYFAPRAANQIMQLSKINIPDIIGSDAQIPSDLSTLPASNYNMYYNKY